A genomic window from Deltaproteobacteria bacterium CG2_30_66_27 includes:
- a CDS encoding flagellar hook-associated protein 3 → MYRQVTDSLMRNLSEIIRLNTQVSSGKRINKPSDDAAGTARALAYKVAIDAGEQYGKNAADASNAIGFADNTLGSVSSALVRAKELAIQAANGTQNAASRAGISREVAQLRDQLLALSNSRFGNGYVFSGFKTDVAAFDASFVYQGDAGTINVMVDRSVMIPRNVTGTEAFGYAPPTESVVALDGGHIAHYIPGAGTTVTVEIRAADDTTVLDSFQFDNAMQMTDLLTQALAGNDTTRISALMKPLDDAMEHVNDVRADLGARLNRLDDQGNRLEDTKLATQTALSGVEDADIASTVSGIAKANNALQALQASSAKILSQSLLDFLR, encoded by the coding sequence GTGTACCGTCAGGTCACCGACTCCCTTATGCGGAACCTGTCCGAGATCATACGTCTCAACACGCAGGTCTCCTCGGGCAAGAGGATCAACAAGCCTTCGGACGATGCGGCGGGGACCGCGCGCGCGCTGGCCTACAAGGTCGCGATCGACGCCGGCGAGCAGTACGGGAAAAACGCAGCCGACGCCTCCAACGCGATCGGGTTCGCCGATAACACCCTCGGCTCCGTCTCCTCCGCCCTCGTGCGGGCGAAGGAGCTCGCGATCCAGGCCGCCAACGGGACCCAGAACGCCGCGTCGAGGGCCGGGATCTCCAGGGAGGTCGCCCAGCTCAGGGACCAGCTCCTCGCGCTCTCCAACAGCCGCTTCGGGAACGGATACGTCTTCTCCGGCTTCAAGACGGACGTAGCCGCGTTCGACGCCTCCTTCGTTTACCAAGGCGACGCGGGGACGATCAACGTGATGGTCGACAGGAGCGTGATGATCCCGCGCAACGTCACGGGGACCGAAGCGTTCGGGTACGCGCCGCCGACCGAGTCGGTCGTAGCGCTCGACGGCGGGCACATCGCCCATTATATTCCGGGGGCCGGGACGACCGTCACCGTCGAGATCCGCGCGGCCGACGACACGACCGTCCTCGACAGCTTCCAGTTCGACAACGCGATGCAAATGACGGACCTTCTGACGCAGGCGCTCGCAGGCAACGACACGACGAGAATCTCCGCCCTGATGAAGCCGCTCGACGACGCGATGGAACACGTAAACGACGTCCGGGCGGACCTCGGCGCGAGGCTCAACCGGCTGGACGACCAGGGGAACCGGCTCGAGGACACGAAGCTCGCGACGCAGACCGCGCTGTCCGGGGTGGAGGATGCCGACATCGCCTCGACCGTGAGCGGCATCGCGAAAGCCAACAACGCGCTCCAGGCGCTCCAGGCGTCCTCGGCGAAGATCCTGTCGCAATCCCTGCTCGATTTCCTCAGGTAG
- a CDS encoding carbon storage regulator, producing the protein MLVLTRKSEEAVRIGDDITVTVLEVRGNQVRIGISAPPGVRIFRGEIYEKITSENIKSSGLSTDDFTSIKEKVR; encoded by the coding sequence ATGCTGGTTCTGACACGGAAGTCGGAAGAGGCGGTAAGGATCGGCGACGATATCACGGTGACGGTGCTCGAGGTCCGGGGAAACCAGGTCCGCATCGGCATCAGCGCACCACCCGGGGTCAGGATCTTCCGGGGGGAGATCTACGAGAAGATCACTTCGGAGAACATAAAGTCGTCCGGTCTCTCGACCGACGATTTCACGAGCATCAAGGAGAAGGTTCGCTGA